A part of Gemmatimonas groenlandica genomic DNA contains:
- a CDS encoding 2,3,4,5-tetrahydropyridine-2,6-dicarboxylate N-succinyltransferase, translated as MAFSLTDLETRFNDPQLLDGGVALPSDAQNLFDHALALLERGEIRAARRDADGTWHAVPWVKRAILLGFRIGRVVEMPSHAPFHFFDKHTFPTREFRLENQVRIVPGGSTVRRGAYLAPNVVCMPPMYINVGAYVGRGTMVDSHALVGSCAQIGERVHLSAAAQIGGVLEPINASPVIIEDDVIVGGNCGVYEGTVVRAKAVLGAGVILTRGTPVYDLVKETVHRATADQPLIIPEGAVVVPGARRVSSAFGEAQGLSLQTPVIVKYRDDKTDAATALEAWLR; from the coding sequence ATGGCTTTCTCGCTGACCGATCTCGAAACGCGCTTCAACGACCCGCAGCTGCTCGATGGCGGCGTGGCCCTTCCGTCCGACGCGCAGAACTTGTTCGATCACGCGTTGGCGTTGCTCGAGCGCGGTGAGATTCGCGCGGCCCGTCGCGATGCGGATGGCACATGGCACGCGGTGCCGTGGGTGAAGCGTGCCATTCTGTTGGGCTTCCGCATCGGTCGCGTGGTGGAGATGCCTTCACATGCGCCGTTTCACTTTTTCGACAAGCACACGTTTCCCACGCGTGAGTTCCGGTTGGAGAATCAGGTGCGGATCGTTCCCGGTGGGTCCACCGTGCGTCGTGGTGCGTATCTCGCGCCGAACGTCGTCTGCATGCCGCCGATGTACATCAACGTCGGGGCGTATGTCGGTCGCGGTACGATGGTCGATTCGCATGCCTTGGTCGGCTCATGCGCGCAGATTGGCGAGCGGGTGCATCTGAGTGCCGCGGCGCAGATCGGCGGCGTGCTCGAGCCGATCAATGCCTCGCCGGTCATCATCGAGGACGATGTCATCGTCGGTGGGAACTGCGGCGTGTACGAAGGCACGGTAGTGCGGGCGAAGGCCGTCTTGGGCGCTGGCGTGATTCTCACGCGCGGCACGCCGGTGTACGATCTCGTGAAGGAAACGGTGCATCGCGCCACTGCCGATCAGCCGCTCATCATTCCTGAGGGCGCCGTGGTCGTACCCGGGGCGCGTCGCGTCAGCTCGGCGTTCGGCGAAGCGCAGGGGCTGTCGCTGCAGACGCCGGTGATCGTGAAGTACCGCGATGACAAGACCGATGCCGCGACCGCCCTTGAGGCGTGGTTGCGGTGA
- a CDS encoding M20/M25/M40 family metallo-hydrolase, with translation MTDVVALATELLSIDSTTGREKDVVDAVARWLVAHGWNVSLQEVEPGRSNVWGTRRGGGVTLSTHLDTVPPFLEPRLEGGRLYGRGACDAKGIAAAMMVAAQRLVDSGEDRIDLLFVVGEEKGSPGARAANRLNPTSRFLVNGEPTESKLASGCKGAQRVIVRVRGREAHSAYAHLGRSALDPLLDLLPKLRTLSLPIDPILGATTYNIGVLRAGSEANIVPGLAEAEIMIRLVGDIAPVKAAFTAWAGDQVELIWGSHIPAQHFQVLNGFEVEPVAYTSDIPLLDRWGTPLLFGPGSIHVAHTPLEYIDVGELEASVDAYERIVRTLLA, from the coding sequence ATGACTGACGTCGTCGCGCTCGCAACCGAACTGCTGTCCATCGACTCCACCACGGGCCGTGAAAAGGACGTGGTGGATGCCGTCGCCCGCTGGCTCGTCGCCCACGGCTGGAACGTCAGCCTCCAGGAGGTCGAGCCAGGTCGCTCCAACGTGTGGGGTACGCGGCGCGGTGGCGGCGTGACCCTCTCTACACATCTTGATACCGTCCCGCCATTCCTCGAACCCCGACTCGAGGGCGGTCGCTTGTATGGGCGCGGCGCCTGCGATGCCAAGGGCATAGCGGCGGCCATGATGGTGGCGGCGCAGCGATTGGTCGACTCCGGTGAAGATCGGATCGACCTCTTGTTCGTGGTCGGCGAAGAGAAGGGCTCGCCAGGCGCGCGTGCCGCGAACCGGCTCAATCCCACCAGCCGCTTCCTGGTGAACGGCGAGCCCACCGAGAGCAAGCTGGCCTCCGGATGCAAAGGCGCTCAGCGGGTCATCGTGCGCGTGCGGGGCAGAGAAGCGCACTCGGCGTACGCCCATCTCGGTCGCAGCGCGCTTGATCCGCTCCTCGATCTATTGCCCAAGCTCCGCACGTTGTCGCTGCCGATCGACCCGATTCTCGGCGCCACGACGTACAACATCGGCGTGCTCCGCGCGGGCTCCGAAGCGAACATCGTGCCCGGGTTGGCTGAAGCGGAGATCATGATCCGGCTGGTCGGTGACATTGCGCCGGTGAAGGCGGCATTTACCGCGTGGGCGGGTGACCAGGTCGAGCTGATCTGGGGATCGCATATTCCGGCGCAGCACTTTCAGGTGCTCAACGGGTTCGAGGTGGAGCCCGTTGCGTACACCAGTGACATCCCGCTGCTCGATCGCTGGGGGACGCCGCTGCTTTTCGGGCCTGGATCCATCCATGTCGCGCATACGCCACTCGAGTACATCGACGTCGGCGAACTCGAAGCGTCGGTCGACGCTTACGAACGAATCGTTCGCACCCTACTCGCATGA
- the dapB gene encoding 4-hydroxy-tetrahydrodipicolinate reductase, translating to MSAAPTNGAPSVGLPVRVALIGMGRMGRALDALAPERGCEVVARLDAAEMTNGITAADLRGAQVAIEFTTPESSVANAILLLHAGCPVVIGTTGWSAQLPAIEAAARDAQCAALWSPNFSIGVQLFLAMAEDAAKRAREVSGFDAHVIETHHIAKLDAPSGTGIAIADRLRDGLGRDVPITSVRTGSVPGTHEIIFDAPFEQIRLVHEARDRRVFADGALTAARWLAAARAPGVYTMRDVLASSQAIS from the coding sequence GTGAGCGCCGCACCAACAAACGGCGCACCGTCCGTCGGTCTGCCCGTGCGCGTTGCCCTCATCGGCATGGGGCGCATGGGGCGCGCGCTCGACGCGCTGGCCCCCGAGCGCGGCTGCGAAGTCGTCGCCCGTCTCGATGCGGCCGAGATGACCAACGGAATTACGGCCGCCGATCTGCGCGGCGCGCAGGTGGCGATCGAGTTCACCACGCCGGAGTCGTCGGTGGCCAACGCCATCTTGCTACTTCACGCGGGGTGCCCCGTGGTCATCGGCACCACCGGCTGGTCCGCGCAGCTGCCGGCGATCGAGGCGGCGGCGCGTGATGCACAGTGTGCGGCCCTGTGGTCGCCGAACTTCAGTATCGGCGTACAGCTCTTCCTCGCGATGGCGGAAGACGCGGCCAAGCGTGCGCGAGAGGTCTCCGGCTTCGACGCACACGTGATCGAGACGCATCACATCGCGAAGCTCGATGCGCCGTCGGGAACCGGCATCGCGATCGCCGATCGACTGCGCGACGGGCTGGGGCGCGATGTCCCGATCACCAGTGTGCGCACCGGCTCGGTGCCGGGTACGCACGAGATCATCTTCGACGCCCCGTTCGAGCAAATTCGTCTCGTTCACGAGGCGCGCGATCGGCGCGTGTTTGCCGACGGTGCGCTCACGGCAGCCCGGTGGCTCGCGGCCGCGCGCGCGCCCGGGGTGTACACGATGCGTGACGTCCTGGCATCGAGCCAGGCGATTTCCTGA
- the asd gene encoding aspartate-semialdehyde dehydrogenase, which translates to MTAPTHRWPVAVLGATGAVGQAFIRLLEGHPWFDLVEVAASERSAGKSYASATRWLEGALPSAVAALEVKACTPEQVKAPIVFSALDSSVAGEVEAAFAAAGRLVLSNAKNYRMESDVPLVIPEVNGDHLALLTQQRANRGWPGGIVTNANCAVTVAAMALAPLHTAFGVTKVFITTMQAVSGAGYPGVPSLDILGNVIPYIGDEEPKIETELVKLLGTYNGETIVAAPIVTSAHANRVAVEHGHTVCMSVAFERAPTPDQALETLRAWKGFAAVQGLPSAPVPALVVRDELDRPQARRDVNAGNGMAVTIGRVRADNLFDLRLVAMAHNVVRGAAGGSILNAELLVATGQLDGLAAS; encoded by the coding sequence ATGACTGCTCCCACCCATCGCTGGCCGGTCGCCGTTCTCGGCGCTACCGGCGCCGTCGGCCAGGCGTTTATCCGCCTGCTCGAAGGACACCCGTGGTTCGATCTGGTCGAAGTCGCTGCTTCTGAGCGCAGCGCCGGCAAGTCGTACGCGTCTGCGACCCGATGGCTCGAAGGCGCCCTGCCGTCGGCCGTCGCGGCGCTCGAGGTGAAAGCGTGCACGCCGGAGCAGGTGAAAGCGCCGATTGTCTTTTCCGCGCTCGACTCGTCGGTCGCTGGTGAGGTGGAGGCTGCCTTTGCGGCCGCGGGGCGGCTCGTGCTCAGCAACGCGAAGAACTACCGGATGGAATCCGACGTGCCGCTCGTGATTCCCGAAGTGAACGGGGATCACCTGGCGCTGCTCACCCAACAGCGGGCGAATCGTGGATGGCCAGGCGGCATCGTCACGAATGCGAACTGCGCCGTGACCGTCGCCGCGATGGCGCTCGCGCCGTTGCACACCGCGTTCGGCGTCACGAAGGTCTTCATCACCACCATGCAGGCGGTGTCCGGCGCGGGCTATCCGGGCGTGCCGTCCCTCGACATCCTCGGTAACGTCATTCCGTACATCGGCGACGAGGAGCCGAAGATCGAAACCGAGCTCGTGAAGCTGCTCGGCACCTACAACGGCGAGACGATCGTCGCGGCGCCCATCGTCACGAGTGCGCACGCCAATCGCGTCGCGGTCGAACACGGGCACACGGTCTGCATGTCGGTGGCCTTCGAACGGGCACCGACGCCGGATCAAGCCCTCGAAACTTTGCGCGCGTGGAAGGGCTTCGCTGCCGTGCAGGGATTGCCGTCGGCGCCGGTGCCGGCACTCGTCGTTCGTGACGAGTTGGATCGGCCGCAAGCGCGTCGTGACGTGAACGCCGGCAACGGCATGGCCGTGACCATTGGCCGCGTCCGCGCCGACAATCTGTTCGATCTGCGGCTGGTTGCGATGGCGCACAACGTGGTGCGTGGCGCGGCAGGCGGCTCGATTCTGAACGCCGAACTGCTGGTCGCCACCGGACAGCTCGACGGATTGGCCGCCTCGTGA
- the lysC gene encoding lysine-sensitive aspartokinase 3 has translation MIVAKFGGTSVADAAAINRVVDVIVNKQASGPVVVVSALGGATNVLLDLAHKAAAGELLAALQMVEQLRDRHLREVHALLGSAPEADELALEISASFDELAHLAEAFRTLGYLTPRSLDTVAALGELLSSQIVAAAFRHRGYPAVWIDARDVMKTNDFFTRAEPDVDAIALASQEHLLPLLQQGKIPVLGGFVGSAPGRVTTTLGRGGSDYSASLIGAAIDATAIEIWTDVDGMLTADPRVIPGAQLIERISFDEAAELAAFGAKVLHPATIAPAVQRGIPVFVFNSRKPDGKGTMIAFDAPRLPVRAIAGKRSTTLVKLRSSRMLLAPGFLRRVFEVFETHRTSVDVVTTSEVSVSVTLDDATNLGAILQDLAAFGDVAVERRSGIVAIVGAGIADGSRAIADALIALGPIPVYMASLSATGINFTLVIDDEQVVPAMQRLHAAFFEHAS, from the coding sequence GTGATCGTTGCAAAGTTCGGCGGCACTTCGGTGGCCGATGCCGCCGCGATCAACCGTGTGGTCGACGTCATCGTCAACAAGCAGGCCAGTGGTCCGGTGGTCGTGGTCTCGGCGCTGGGCGGCGCTACCAACGTCCTACTCGATCTCGCGCACAAGGCGGCGGCCGGTGAGTTGCTTGCCGCGCTGCAGATGGTCGAGCAGCTGCGCGATCGCCATCTTCGCGAAGTGCATGCGCTGCTCGGCAGCGCACCGGAAGCCGACGAGCTCGCCCTCGAGATCAGTGCGAGCTTCGATGAGCTGGCGCATTTGGCGGAAGCGTTCCGAACGCTCGGGTATCTTACGCCGCGTTCACTCGACACTGTCGCGGCGCTCGGCGAGTTGCTGTCGTCGCAGATCGTCGCCGCGGCTTTCCGGCATCGTGGGTATCCCGCCGTGTGGATCGATGCACGCGACGTGATGAAGACGAACGATTTCTTTACGCGCGCCGAGCCCGATGTCGACGCCATCGCGCTCGCGTCACAGGAGCACCTGCTGCCGCTGCTACAGCAGGGGAAGATTCCCGTGCTCGGTGGTTTCGTTGGCTCCGCGCCGGGGCGCGTCACCACGACACTTGGCCGCGGCGGATCGGACTATTCGGCTTCGCTGATCGGGGCGGCCATTGACGCCACGGCCATCGAGATCTGGACGGACGTGGACGGCATGCTCACGGCCGATCCCCGGGTGATCCCGGGCGCGCAACTGATTGAACGCATCAGCTTCGACGAGGCGGCCGAACTCGCCGCGTTCGGCGCGAAGGTGCTGCATCCGGCCACGATTGCGCCGGCGGTCCAGCGTGGCATCCCGGTCTTCGTGTTCAACTCGCGTAAGCCGGACGGAAAGGGCACCATGATCGCGTTCGACGCGCCCCGCCTTCCGGTTCGAGCGATCGCCGGCAAGCGCAGCACCACGCTCGTGAAGTTGCGTTCCTCGCGCATGCTGTTGGCGCCCGGCTTCCTGCGACGCGTGTTCGAGGTGTTCGAAACGCATCGCACGTCCGTCGACGTGGTGACGACGTCGGAAGTCTCGGTGTCGGTCACACTCGACGATGCCACCAACCTCGGTGCGATTCTGCAGGATCTCGCGGCCTTCGGAGATGTGGCGGTGGAACGTCGCAGCGGAATCGTGGCGATCGTCGGTGCGGGCATTGCCGACGGCAGCCGGGCGATCGCCGACGCGCTGATCGCCCTCGGTCCGATTCCGGTCTATATGGCGTCGCTGAGCGCCACCGGTATCAACTTCACGCTCGTGATCGATGACGAGCAGGTCGTGCCGGCGATGCAGCGTCTGCACGCCGCATTCTTCGAGCACGCCTCGTGA
- the dapA gene encoding 4-hydroxy-tetrahydrodipicolinate synthase → MAQRLFGCGTALVTPFMADGSIDEVALRAFVEWQVTEGVHMVIPCGSTGEAVTLAPAEHRRVVEITVEQVNGRVPVIAGAGSNDTQRAIATSREMKAIGATHLLHVTPMYNKPPQRAMIAHFRAIADACDLPIVIYNVPGRTAINLEARSCLELAADPRFVAVKEASGNLAQITHILRERPEHFAVLSGDDGFTLSVMAHGGDGVISVISNVVPALMSALCDAMARGDLTEARRLDAVLAPVAHAAFIESNPMPAKAMLAMMGRMREDLRLPLVPMLAAHHPLVRSALVQAGALAS, encoded by the coding sequence ATGGCGCAGCGACTCTTCGGGTGCGGTACCGCACTCGTCACGCCATTCATGGCGGATGGTTCCATCGACGAAGTTGCCCTTCGGGCATTCGTGGAGTGGCAGGTGACGGAAGGCGTGCACATGGTGATCCCGTGCGGCTCCACGGGTGAGGCCGTCACGCTGGCGCCGGCGGAGCATCGTCGCGTCGTCGAGATCACCGTCGAGCAGGTCAACGGGCGCGTGCCGGTGATCGCCGGCGCCGGATCGAACGACACACAACGCGCGATCGCGACGTCGCGCGAGATGAAGGCGATCGGGGCCACGCACCTGCTGCACGTCACGCCGATGTACAACAAGCCGCCGCAGCGCGCGATGATCGCGCACTTCCGCGCCATCGCCGACGCCTGCGACCTGCCGATCGTCATCTACAACGTTCCTGGCCGCACGGCGATCAATCTCGAAGCCCGTAGCTGCCTCGAACTGGCGGCTGACCCGCGTTTTGTCGCGGTGAAGGAAGCGTCGGGTAACCTGGCACAAATCACGCACATCTTGCGAGAGCGCCCGGAGCACTTCGCCGTTCTGTCGGGTGACGACGGGTTCACGCTCAGCGTCATGGCGCATGGCGGCGACGGCGTTATTTCGGTGATTTCGAATGTGGTACCGGCATTGATGTCGGCACTCTGCGACGCGATGGCGCGCGGCGATCTCACCGAAGCACGGCGTCTCGATGCCGTGTTGGCGCCGGTGGCGCACGCCGCCTTCATCGAGTCGAATCCCATGCCGGCGAAAGCGATGCTCGCGATGATGGGACGCATGCGCGAGGACCTGCGCCTGCCGTTGGTTCCGATGCTCGCGGCACACCATCCGCTGGTGCGCTCGGCGCTGGTGCAGGCCGGCGCACTCGCGTCGTAA
- a CDS encoding SDR family NAD(P)-dependent oxidoreductase encodes MASREDSAADVTGTRERRRIPRGRLAGKVAVVTGAAGNIGTDITRRFLEEGATVVMTGRDKRKLEAARTALRDELHVAASRIIVLPMDASEPGQVRSGLAQLFERVGRVDVLVNNAGSAGPKCSMMDLPFVDAELAELAARGIVESETVGAATRNLLGVSWNLVRALTPHLESGASIINVSTIFSRTQYYGRSAYVVPKAALNALSRGLAAQLGPRGIRVNTVFPGPIESPRIRTVFAAMDSLRGVDAGTTAVDFMGLMALTRNPALDIADNAARAVATTPAQPKGFPTVRDVANTIVFLASEDSAAISGHNFEVTHGMSVRQESRSTWVSRPELRTVDGTGVQILVAAGDQVTDALTVARVQATCGARVLLTLGTEEGVRTAKDALGVDPMDERIRVFLLDRSRPDTVEQFFDGVRSAGEAIQGAILFPAFGAWRFRGDLATIADADLDAFLDGEIVGMMALTRALSRWWREATPGSVAPRVVFLSNGDDGAGNVYADVLRAATEELCRVWRDEAEQQYRATARPVIEWSNQIVRWGNRDSEEVPFAAGQAARLLFTRRRIRQVNLYLPTSIVEATGSRRAIFGWMESLMGLHLGKVALITGGSAGIGGQLGRLLAISGARVMLVARRQDQLEGMRSGIVRELEDIGYYAAQDRVAMLAEVDVANEASLRAAVDATIAQFGRIDYLINNAGVAGAEQMVVDMDVDAWRNTLTANLVSNYSLIEKVVPIMKRQGSGYILNVSSYFGGEKYVAVPYPNRADYAVSKAGQRAITENFARFVGPEIQVNAIAPGPVDGDRLRGVGGKPGLFERRGRLILESRRLNAVYAAVIEATRNGAAIGAVLDLLRVNSVPALSVEPTLPPPLRALCESILRGARAREDEASSGGYLMQRSTALRLVNRLRLGGHLLKEPDNGSRFAEAWLEEFPEPPQPFVAASDVAREAKKIGDGVLSMLHLRNMPTEVEVALATVFFLSDRAVSGETFQPSGGLHQERTITERELFGRAKPERVARMQGQTIWLIGEYLTAHLARAARLALEQGHAGRIVLLTRTVEAGREVQQMLRIVLGADRVESLVVGGDLEGGIDRALQLAGPPAAVVSTPFSPLPSRLFHDDGSSSLDAAGFADLVEQHLTHHFRVARKVSLMDDVRLVLVSPDVPIRPTHAEFALANFVKTTLHALTATLGVENERLVHNVPVNQINLTRRVRSEEPRDPVEQAEEQERFAHAVLLASAPLPEAADSRYKARLYRGLAITV; translated from the coding sequence ATGGCAAGTCGGGAAGACAGTGCAGCAGACGTGACTGGCACGCGCGAGCGCCGTCGCATCCCTCGAGGGCGGCTGGCGGGGAAAGTTGCCGTCGTCACGGGCGCGGCGGGCAACATCGGCACGGACATCACACGTCGATTCCTCGAAGAGGGCGCGACCGTCGTCATGACGGGGCGCGACAAGCGGAAACTTGAGGCGGCGCGGACCGCGCTCCGTGACGAGCTTCACGTCGCCGCCTCCCGTATCATCGTGCTGCCCATGGACGCGTCCGAGCCGGGTCAGGTGCGCAGCGGCCTCGCGCAGCTGTTCGAACGCGTCGGCCGCGTCGACGTCCTCGTCAACAATGCGGGCTCGGCAGGCCCCAAGTGTTCGATGATGGACTTGCCGTTCGTCGATGCGGAACTCGCGGAGCTTGCCGCTCGCGGCATCGTGGAGTCCGAGACCGTCGGAGCGGCGACGCGCAATCTCCTTGGCGTCTCGTGGAATCTTGTGCGCGCGTTGACGCCCCATCTGGAGTCCGGTGCCAGCATCATCAACGTGTCCACCATCTTCTCGCGCACACAGTACTATGGGCGGTCGGCGTACGTGGTGCCCAAGGCGGCGCTCAACGCACTCTCTCGCGGACTGGCGGCGCAGCTGGGTCCACGCGGCATCCGCGTGAACACCGTGTTCCCCGGTCCGATCGAGTCGCCGCGAATTCGTACGGTGTTCGCGGCGATGGATAGCCTTCGCGGAGTCGACGCGGGGACCACGGCAGTGGACTTCATGGGCCTTATGGCGCTCACGCGGAATCCGGCGCTCGACATCGCGGACAACGCGGCGCGGGCGGTCGCGACGACACCGGCACAACCGAAGGGGTTTCCGACGGTTCGCGACGTCGCCAACACCATCGTGTTTCTGGCCAGTGAGGACTCGGCGGCGATCAGCGGACACAACTTCGAGGTTACGCACGGCATGAGCGTGCGACAGGAGTCACGCAGCACGTGGGTGTCGCGCCCTGAGCTCCGCACCGTCGATGGAACTGGCGTGCAGATTCTGGTCGCGGCCGGCGATCAAGTGACGGACGCGCTGACCGTCGCGCGTGTGCAGGCCACCTGTGGTGCTCGCGTCCTTTTGACGTTGGGCACCGAGGAAGGCGTGCGCACCGCAAAGGATGCGCTCGGCGTCGATCCAATGGACGAACGCATTCGCGTCTTCCTGCTCGATCGCTCGCGTCCCGACACCGTCGAGCAATTCTTCGATGGTGTGCGATCGGCGGGCGAAGCGATCCAAGGGGCTATCCTCTTCCCGGCATTCGGTGCGTGGAGGTTCCGCGGAGACCTTGCCACCATCGCCGATGCGGACCTCGACGCCTTTCTGGACGGCGAGATTGTCGGCATGATGGCGCTGACGCGCGCCCTGTCGCGCTGGTGGCGAGAGGCGACGCCGGGGTCGGTCGCACCGCGCGTGGTGTTTCTCTCCAATGGCGACGATGGTGCGGGCAATGTGTACGCCGATGTGCTCCGCGCCGCGACCGAGGAGCTCTGCCGCGTCTGGCGCGACGAAGCGGAACAGCAGTATCGTGCCACCGCGCGGCCGGTCATCGAGTGGTCGAATCAGATTGTACGCTGGGGCAACCGAGACTCGGAGGAAGTTCCTTTCGCGGCGGGGCAGGCGGCCCGTCTGCTCTTCACGCGTCGTCGCATTCGACAAGTCAATCTCTACCTGCCGACCTCGATCGTAGAGGCGACGGGATCGCGGCGCGCCATCTTCGGATGGATGGAGTCGCTGATGGGACTGCATCTTGGTAAGGTCGCACTGATCACCGGCGGGTCGGCGGGCATCGGCGGTCAGCTGGGTCGGTTGTTGGCGATCTCCGGCGCGCGCGTGATGCTCGTCGCGCGACGACAGGATCAGCTGGAGGGTATGCGATCCGGCATCGTCCGCGAACTCGAGGACATCGGCTACTACGCGGCGCAAGATCGCGTGGCGATGCTCGCCGAAGTCGATGTCGCCAACGAGGCGTCCCTGCGCGCGGCGGTCGATGCGACGATCGCGCAGTTCGGTCGAATCGACTACTTGATCAACAACGCCGGCGTGGCTGGCGCCGAGCAGATGGTGGTCGACATGGACGTTGACGCCTGGCGCAACACGCTCACGGCGAATCTCGTCTCGAATTACTCGTTGATCGAGAAAGTGGTCCCGATCATGAAGCGTCAGGGCAGTGGGTACATCCTCAATGTCTCGTCGTATTTCGGTGGCGAAAAGTATGTGGCGGTGCCGTATCCGAACCGCGCCGATTACGCCGTCTCGAAGGCGGGACAGCGCGCTATCACCGAGAACTTCGCCCGTTTCGTTGGTCCGGAGATTCAGGTCAACGCCATCGCGCCGGGGCCCGTCGATGGTGACCGTTTGCGCGGCGTGGGTGGCAAGCCAGGCCTCTTTGAACGTCGTGGTCGACTCATCTTGGAGAGTCGCCGATTGAATGCGGTGTACGCGGCCGTGATCGAGGCCACGCGCAATGGAGCGGCGATCGGTGCCGTGCTGGATCTGCTGCGTGTGAATAGCGTACCTGCGCTGTCCGTCGAGCCGACGCTCCCGCCGCCCCTGCGCGCGTTATGCGAGTCGATCCTGCGTGGTGCGCGCGCGCGTGAGGACGAGGCGTCGAGCGGCGGCTACCTCATGCAGCGTTCGACCGCGTTGCGGCTCGTGAACCGGCTTCGACTCGGTGGGCATTTGTTGAAGGAGCCGGACAACGGGTCGCGATTCGCCGAGGCATGGCTCGAGGAATTCCCAGAACCGCCGCAGCCGTTTGTCGCGGCCAGCGACGTTGCGCGGGAAGCGAAGAAGATCGGCGACGGCGTGCTCAGCATGCTCCATCTTCGGAACATGCCCACGGAAGTCGAAGTGGCGCTGGCCACGGTGTTCTTCTTGAGTGACCGCGCCGTGAGTGGTGAAACGTTTCAGCCGTCCGGCGGGCTGCATCAGGAGCGCACGATCACGGAGCGCGAGCTGTTCGGCCGCGCGAAGCCTGAACGCGTGGCCCGCATGCAAGGTCAGACCATCTGGCTCATTGGCGAGTATCTGACCGCGCATCTCGCGCGTGCGGCGCGCTTGGCGCTCGAGCAGGGCCACGCCGGGCGCATCGTGCTGCTGACCCGGACGGTCGAAGCCGGACGCGAGGTGCAGCAGATGCTCCGGATCGTACTGGGCGCCGACCGGGTGGAATCGCTGGTCGTTGGTGGTGATCTGGAGGGCGGGATCGATCGGGCGCTCCAGCTGGCCGGTCCGCCCGCCGCCGTGGTGTCGACGCCATTCTCTCCACTGCCGTCTCGCCTGTTTCACGATGATGGATCGTCCTCCCTCGATGCGGCCGGGTTCGCGGACCTCGTCGAGCAGCACCTGACGCACCACTTCCGCGTGGCGCGGAAAGTGTCGCTGATGGATGACGTGCGCTTGGTGCTCGTCTCGCCCGACGTTCCGATCCGGCCCACCCACGCCGAATTCGCGCTCGCGAACTTCGTCAAGACGACCCTTCATGCCCTGACCGCTACGCTGGGCGTGGAGAACGAGCGACTGGTACACAACGTGCCGGTCAATCAGATCAACCTGACCCGCCGCGTGCGTTCGGAGGAACCGCGTGACCCGGTGGAACAGGCGGAAGAACAGGAGCGGTTCGCCCACGCCGTCCTTTTGGCCAGCGCGCCACTGCCCGAGGCCGCGGACAGCCGGTATAAGGCCCGGCTCTATCGCGGGTTGGCGATTACGGTCTAG